One genomic region from Balaenoptera musculus isolate JJ_BM4_2016_0621 chromosome X, mBalMus1.pri.v3, whole genome shotgun sequence encodes:
- the RIBC1 gene encoding RIB43A-like with coiled-coils protein 1 isoform X2, which yields MYKVDPPPDPKEVAAIEARRNQEKEQQGLFFNVWTRGMRVDAEALNSQAEEKKLRKAKQQSEVAAYGTNQVQYDMVAQMLEKEQAERTHRLDKKMQEFRKQKQQLEKRRELDIWDSDPLWGEFPAHLGDNDPHWGPASLQCFSWEDLDRATCLRMQQEEFMHSLERPLQEQQQQQARVEENCADTLSEQLRLAMDLRATQLAKLEECCRKAIMSAKANSNKAQVAKMAKQQRHEHQHQRKANFVEIQNQITSDLLTESPQVAQNPMAPHRVLPYCWKGMTAEQRAAIRKVQEVQHHEKEAQRQTEQALDTKWESQPMCLAQAAMELEEQERELCAEFWWRVGSFDQWLAK from the exons ATGTATAAGGTAGACCCACCACCAGATCCCAAGGAGGTGGCAGCCATCGAGGctagaagaaatcaagaaaaggAGCAACAGGGCCTATTCTTCAATGTGTGGACCAGAGGAATGCGG GTGGATGCTGAAGCCCTGAACAGCCAGGCGGAAGAGAAAAAGCTTCGGAAGGCAAAACAGCAGAGCGAGGTGGCAGCTTATG GTACCAACCAGGTGCAGTATGATATGGTGGCTCAGATGCTAGAGAAGGAACAGGCAGAACGGACACATCGGCTGGACAAGAAAATGCAAGAGTTTCggaagcagaagcagcagctcGAGAAAAGGCGTGAACTTGACATTTGGGATTCAGACCCACTCTGGGGGGAGTTTCCAGCTCATCTTGGTGACAATGATCCCCACTGGGGCCCAGCCAGCCTGCAGTGCTTCTCTTGGGAAGATTTGGACAGGGCCACATGCCTGAGAATGCAGCAGGAGGAGTTCATGCACAGCCTCGAGAGGCCACTGCAAGAGCAACAGCAACAGCAAGCCAGAGTTGAGGAGAACTGTGCAG ATACGCTCAGTGAACAGCTGCGCCTAGCCATGGACTTGCGGGCCACCCAGCTGGCCAAGCTGGAGGAGTGCTGCCGCAAGGCCATAATGTCTGCCAAGGCCAACTCCAACAAGGCCCAG GTAGCTAAGATGGCTAAGCAGCAGCGCCATGAGCATCAGCACCAACGGAAGGCCAACTTCGTGGAGATCCAAAACCAGATCACAAGTGACCTACTGACTGAGAGCCCCCAGGTCGCCCAAAACCCTATGGCTCCGCACAGGGTCCTGCCCTATTGCTGGAAGGGCATGACTGCAGAGCAGAGAGCTGCCATCAGGAAAGTACAGGAGGTGCAACACCATGAAAAGGAGGCACAGCGCCAGACCGAACAAGCACTGGATACCAAATGGGAAAGCCAGCCTATGTGCTTGGCCCAGGCGGCAATGGAGCTagaagagcaggagagggagcTGTGTGCTGAATTTTGGTGGAGAGTAGGCTCCTTCGACCAGTGGCTGGCTAAGTAG
- the HSD17B10 gene encoding 3-hydroxyacyl-CoA dehydrogenase type-2, with protein MAAACRSVKGLVAVITGGASGLGLATAERLVGQGATAVLLDLPNSDGEAQAKKLGKNCAFAPADVTSEKDVQAALTLAKEKFGRVDVAVNCAGIAVASKTYNLKKSQAHTLEDFQRVLNVNLIGTFNVIRLVAGEMGQNEPDQGGQRGVIINTASVAAFEGQVGQAAYSASKGGIVGMTLPIARDLAPMGIRVMTIAPGLFGTPLLTTLPDKVRNFLASQVPFPSRLGDSAEYAHLVQAIIENPFLNGEVIRLDGAIRMQP; from the exons ATGGCTGCTGCGTGTCGGAGCGTGAAG GGTCTGGTCGCCGTAATAACTGGTGGAGCCTCGGGCCTAGGCTTGGCCACGGCGGAACGactggtggggcagggggccaCTGCTGTACTTCTGGACCTGCCCAACTCGGATGGGGAGGCCCAGGCCAAGAAGTTAGGGAAGAACTGCGCCTTTGCCCCAGCGGAC GTGACCTCAGAGAAGGACGTGCAAGCAGCCCTGACTCTAGCAAAAGAAAAGTTTGGCCGTGTGGATGTGGCAGTCAACTGTGCAGGCATTGCAGTGGCCAGCAAGACATACAACTTAAAGAAGAGCCAGGCCCATACCTTGGAGGACTTTCAGCGAGTTCTCAAT GTGAATCTCATAGGCACCTTCAATGTGATCCGCCTGGTGGCTGGTGAGATGGGCCAGAATGAACCAGACCAGGGAGGCCAACGTGGGGTCATCATCAACACAGCCAGTGTAGCTGCCTTTGAGGGCCAG GTTGGACAAGCTGCATACTCTGCTTCCAAGGGGGGCATAGTGGGCATGACACTGCCCATTGCTCGGGATCTGGCTCCCATGGGCATCCGGGTGATGACCATTGCTCCAG GCCTATTTGGCACTCCGCTGTTGACCACCCTCCCAGATAAAGTGCGCAACTTCCTGGCCAGCCAGGTGCCCTTCCCCAGCCGACTGGGTGACTCTGCTGAGTATGCTCATCTGGTACAGGCCATCATCGAGAACCCATTCCTCAATGGAGAGGTCATCCGGCTGGATGGGGCCATCCGCATGCAGCCTTGA